A DNA window from Drosophila virilis strain 15010-1051.87 chromosome 4, Dvir_AGI_RSII-ME, whole genome shotgun sequence contains the following coding sequences:
- the LOC6629245 gene encoding insulin-like growth factor-binding protein complex acid labile subunit translates to MMMIIINVLIVLLLRCQPQSALPQFDQQPEAPVELDVLSCPLSCVCQYAAFNELPIARWVNYMTSAEEGPDDTDFPLTTHIKLATCLLQEASETLALLSALPIDLQALVLLHTGSPDNQLTVNTSSLRFLNQLNTLEIRGTGATTLIIDEPLELLQHANFEQIRLQASERLQRPKHSKLPSDDYEYKPPSDVAGNEATPKYQLQFEADATVEIMSYEQHVERLKQTRMPSFWGWNLLEVLRIHNCQLNELHWQMFDGLPQLHHLNLERNGIEEVQPFAFSGAPHLKSLSLAHNAVSRLYYLGLAGLLELETLNLADNHLERLSELSFPPLPRLQRADLRQNPIKYILPATFWVMNDTLELQLGSELAALKLHSWNSYGQFDSLHKLRKLSLANVTTPSLEQGVFKGLQALEQLTLRGRIGSVQFDAFAGMEQLRELDMSHCGIAELSMDALLGVKRLELLNLAHNNLTHVPNGLLDDQQQLVVVQLQGNQLRTLPTSFFQQPRLRVVRLDQNPWQCNCDMSNWLPRLTNVVRGPSVERCVRDINGKPILCRHVVSYKMDKNLVPRCANFNGRSVYYVLRRQLHCGAPLILTPSRSGNTRGLPHWLKLELQQHRQQQQQQQKVGSSNKKQSLKRQRKGHLSQRNRLDYIFRQKHQQRNEEFSQETEDKQMSNEI, encoded by the exons atgatgatgataataataaatgtgcTGATCGTGCTGCTGCTA CGCTGCCAACCACAGTCAGCCTTGCCACAGTTCGACCAGCAGCCGGAGGCACCTGTGGAACTGGACGTGCTCAGCTGCCCGTTGAGCTGTGTCTGTCAATATGCCGCATTCAATGAGCTGCCCATAGCACGCTGGGTGAACTACATGACCAGCGCGGAGGAAGGACCTGATGACACCGATTTCCCATTGACTACCCACATCAAACTGGCCACTTGCCTGCTACAGGAAGCCAGTGAGACGCTGGCCTTGCTCAGCGCTTTGCCCATTGATTTGCAGGCTTTAGTCCTTCTACATACGGGCAGCCCGGATAACCAATTGACAG TGAATACGAGCAGTCTGCGTTTTCTCAATCAGTTGAACACACTGGAAATACGCGGCACGGGCGCCACAACGTTGATTATCGATGAGccgctggagctgctgcagcatgcgAATTTCGAGCAGATCCGCTTGCAGGCAAGCGAACGCCTACAACGGCCGAAGCACTCAAAGCTGCCCAGCGATGATTACGAATACAAGCCGCCCAGCGATGTGGCCGGCAATGAGGCGACGCCCAAGTATCAGTTGCAATTCGAGGCAGATGCCACCGTTGAAATTATGAGCTATGAACAGCATGTCGAACGATTGAAACAGACGCGTATGCCCAGCTTTTGGGGCTGGAATCTATTGGAAGTGTTGCGTATACACAATTGTCAGCTAAACGAGCTACACTGGCAGATGTTCGATGGATTGCCACAATTGCATCATCTGAATCTCGAACGCAATGGCATTGAGGAGGTGCAACCATTTGCCTTTAGCGGTGCTCCACACCTGAAGAGTCTATCGCTGGCGCACAATGCGGTGTCGCGTTTATATTATTTGGGTCTTGCCGGTTTGCTGGAGCTGGAGACGCTCAATCTGGCCGATAATCATTTGGAGCGCCTAAGTGAGTTAAGTTTTCCGCCCTTGCCACGCTTACAAAGGGCGGACTTGAGACAGAatcccataaagtacatattaCCGGCCACGTTTTGGGTGATGAACGACACACTTGAACTGCAGCTGGGAAGTGAACTGGCAGCCCTGAAGCTGCACAGTTGGAACAGCTACGGACAGTTCGATTCGCTGCACAAGCTGCGCAAGCTGAGTCTGGCCAATGTGACCACGCCCAGTTTGGAGCAAGGTGTCTTTAAG GGTCTTCAAGCCTTGGAGCAGCTGACACTACGCGGCCGCATTGGTAGCGTGCAGTTTGATGCATTCGCTGGCATGGAGCAGCTACGTGAGCTGGACATGAGCCATTGTGGCATTGCCGAGCTGTCCATGGATGCGTTGCTGGGCGTCAAGCGCCTGGAGCTGCTCAATTTGGCGCACAACAATTTGACACATGTGCCGAATGGTCTGCTCGAtgatcagcagcaactggTTGTGGTGCAGCTGCAGGGCAATCAGCTGCGCACGCTGCCCACCAGTTTTTTTCAACAGCCACGCCTGCGCGTCGTACGCCTCGACCAGAATCCCTGGCAGTGTAATTGCGATATGAGCAATTGGCTGCCACGGCTGACAAATGTGGTGCGTGGCCCCAGCGTGGAGCGCTGCGTGCGCGACATCAATGGAAAGCCCATTCTGTGCAGGCATGTGGTCAGCTACAAGATGGACAAGAATCTGGTGCCGCGTTGCGCTAACTTTAATGGACGCAGCGTTTACTATGTGCTGCGCAGGCAGCTTCACTGCGGAGCGCCACTTATTCTGACTCCCTCAAGATCAGGCAACACACGGGGCCTGCCCCATTGGCTCAAGCTGGAGCTGCAGCAAcatcgacagcagcagcagcagcaacagaaagtGGGCAGCTCCAACAAGAAGCAATCGCTCAAACGACAACGAAAAGGTCATTTGTCGCAACGCAACCGTTTGGATTATATATTTAGGCAAAAGCATCAGCAGCGGAATGAGGAATTCTCGCAAGAAACGGAAGACAAGCAAATGTCCAATGAGATTTAA